In the genome of Amaranthus tricolor cultivar Red isolate AtriRed21 chromosome 15, ASM2621246v1, whole genome shotgun sequence, one region contains:
- the LOC130800775 gene encoding protein NLP6-like, with the protein MSEAATTEIEEENHQKSSSLFANYSNNFPRTREFQSGVTQAQLHHTILGPSSSTFMDLDFGDLDASWSFDQIPTSPVLISTSDQPFSPLWAFADDRNPTGIRIPAELSRFTSCNPEPASENGGDEGGDDDNDDDKKKIPCQVLGFTPIDNFDVSFIIKERMTQALRYFKESTEQNQILAQIWAPVKSGNNYVLTTSGQPFVLGPHSNGLNQYRTVSLMYMFSVDGESVTTLGLPGRVFRQKLPEWTPNVQYYSSKEYPRVNHAKHYNVRGTLALPVLEPSGQSCVGVLELIMTSQKINYAPEVDKVCKALEAVNLKSSKILDHPNIQICNEGRQNALAEILEVLTEVCETYKLPLAQTWVPCRHRSVLAYGGGLKKSCSSFDGSCMGQVCMSTTDVAFYVVDARMWGFREACAEHHLQKGQGVAGRSFSSHGLSFCRDISQFCKIEYPLVHYARLFELTGSFAICLRSKHTGDDDYVLEFFLPRNLTDSSEQLSFLDSILSTMKHDLQNLMVASGRALEEERKHMEIIEVSSDENLDLQVESNLSTRPLPVVETINGVLPFVKNSPPQLVEPDARLAGKSVGGAGGIRNGISLTDNKEPKKASERKRGKAEKQISLEVLQQYFAGSLKDAAKSLGVCPTTMKRICRQHGISRWPSRKINKVNRSLTKLKRVIESVQGTDGTFSLTTLAQPTIPVPVGSITWPAGANGTCQQQSPTYVPVDLPDERSEMPQLRQRVDGQTSGRVSSHEERIHEPNGFASKASGSREVSAGTSTSHGSCHGSPGTESTPQNGHFVPNFHEQAGHSTGLICAQNGELRLSAGYSIPDTLLAAHHPQEAFGGMLLEDVGSSKDLRNLCPSTAEANIDETIPEHGWINQPCSNPSPRVAMSAAGMMPRFSARQDMKTITIKATFREDIIRFRFSLSSNIVELKDEVAKRFKLEVGTFEIKYLDDDHEWVLIACDSDLQECLDISKSSGSNMIRLLIQDILGNLGSSCESSGE; encoded by the exons ATGTCCGAAGCAGCAACAacagaaattgaagaagaaaatcATCAAAAGTCTTCCTCTTTATTtgctaattatagtaataattttCCAAGAACTCGGGAGTTTCAATCAGGTGTGACGCAGGCGCAGCTACACCATACAATTCTAGGcccttcatcatcaacattcatGGACCTTGATTTTGGGGATCTAGATGCTTCTTGGTCGTTTGATCAGATCCCAACTTCCCCAGTTCTTATTTCTACTTCTGACCAACCCTTTTCCCCTCTTTGGGCTTTTGCTGATGATCGGAATCCTACTGGAATTCGGATTCCTGCTGAACTTTCTCGATTTACTtctt GTAATCCAGAACCTGCTAGTGAAAATGGAGGGGATGAGGGTGGTGATGACGACAACGATGATGATAAGAAGAAGATTCCTTGTCAAGTTTTGGGATTCACTCCAATAGACAACTTTGATGTATCGTTTATCATCAAAGAGAGAATGACACAAGCACTTAGGTATTTCAAAGAGTCAACAGAACAAAACCAGATTTTGGCTCAGATTTGGGCACCAGTAAAGAGTGGAAACAATTATGTGCTTACAACTTCAGGGCAACCCTTTGTTTTAGGGCCACACAGTAATGGGTTGAATCAGTATAGAACTGTATCTTTGATGTATATGTTTTCTGTTGATGGAGAGAGTGTAACGACTCTCGGGTTGCCTGGCCGTGTTTTTAGACAAAAGTTGCCGGAGTGGACACCAAATGTGCAGTATTACTCTAGTAAAGAATATCCTAGGGTTAATCATGCTAAGCATTATAATGTCAGAGGAACCTTGGCTTTGCCTGTTTTAGAACCTTCTGGGCAGTCTTGTGTTGGAGTGCTTGAGCTTATTATGACTTCGCAGAAGATCAACTATGCTCCCGAGGTTGATAAAGTTTGTAAAGCACTTGAG GCAGTAAATCTAAAGAGTTCAAAGATTTTGGATCATCCCAATATCCAG ATTTGCAATGAAGGTCGGCAAAATGCACTTGCGGAAATCTTGGAAGTGTTAACTGAAGTATGCGAAACATACAAATTACCCCTAGCGCAGACTTGGGTTCCGTGCAGGCATAGAAGCGTTCTAGCGTATGGAGGCGGTCTAAAGAAAAGTTGTTCCAGCTTCGATGGAAGCTGTATGGGACAAGTATGCATGTCCACAACCGATGTTGCATTCTATGTTGTAGATGCTCGTATGTGGGGTTTCCGAGAAGCCTGTGCTGAGCATCATCTTCAGAAAGGGCAAGGCGTTGCTGGGAGGTCATTTTCATCCCATGGTTTGAGTTTTTGCCGCGATATTTCACAATTTTGTAAAATAGAATACCCCTTAGTTCACTATGCTCGTTTGTTTGAGTTGACCGGAAGTTTTGCTATTTGTTTGAGAAGCAAGCATACAGGGGATGATGATTATGTTCTCGAGTTTTTCCTTCCTCGTAACTTAACAGACAGTTCAGAGCAGCTCAGTTTTCTAGACTCGATATTGTCGACAATGAAGCACGATCTTCAGAATTTGATGGTTGCTTCCGGGCGAGCACTGGAAGAGGAAAGAAAACATATGGAGATCATTGAAGTGTCATCGGATGAAAATCTGGACTTACAAGTTGAATCTAATCTGTCGACTAGACCTTTACCGGTGGTAGAAACAATAAATGGCGTGCTACCATTCGTAAAGAATTCTCCTCCCCAGTTGGTGGAACCGGATGCTAGACTTGCGGGAAAAAGTGTTGGTGGGGCCGGGGGAATCCGCAATGGAATATCTCTAACTGACAATAAAGAGCCAAAGAAAGCCTCGGAAAGAAAACGTGGAAAAGCTGAAAAACAAATTAGCTTAGAGGTTCTTCAGCAGTATTTTGCTGGGAGTCTAAAAGATGCCGCTAAAAGCCTTGGAG TGTGCCCTACAACAATGAAGCGGATCTGTAGGCAGCATGGCATATCACGTTGGCCGTCTCGGAAGATCAATAAGGTGAATCGCTCCCTTACAAAACTCAAGCGAGTGATTGAATCTGTCCAAGGTACTGATGGTACATTTAGCTTGACTACCCTTGCTCAACCTACTATCCCTGTACCTGTTGGGTCTATTACATGGCCTGCTGGTGCGAATGGGACTTGTCAACAACAATCACCTACATATGTACCTGTCGATCTTCCGGACGAAAGGAGTGAAATGCCGCAACTTAGACAAAGAGTTGACGGGCAGACTAGTGGGAGGGTATCGAGTCATGAAGAAAGGATTCACGAGCCAAATGGGTTTGCGTCTAAAGCAAGTGGCTCTCGGGAAGTAAGTGCAGGGACGTCAACTTCTCATGGATCATGTCATGGAAGTCCTGGAACTGAAAGCACCCCGCAAAATGGTCATTTTGTTCCCAACTTTCACGAACAAGCCGGTCATTCAACAGGTTTGATTTGTGCACAAAATGGAGAATTACGTTTATCCGCTGGTTACTCGATCCCGGACACCCTCCTTGCGGCCCATCATCCTCAAGAAGCCTTTGGTGGCATGCTTCTTGAGGATGTAGGAAGCTCGAAAGATCTGAGAAATCTTTGTCCTTCAACAGCAGAGGCTAATATAGATGAGACCATTCCCGAACACGGATGGATAAACCAGCCTTGTTCAAACCCGTCTCCTAGAGTTGCAATGAGTGCTGCTGGTATGATGCCTAGATTTTCTGCTAGACAAGATATGAAGACCATTACAATAAAAGCCACATTTAGAGAAGATATAATAAGATTTAGATTTTCTTTGAGTTCTAACATTGTCGAATTGAAAGATGAGGTGGCAAAAAGGTTTAAACTCGAAGTAGGCACATTTGAGATAAAGTATTTGGACGATGATCACGAATGGGTGTTGATAGCTTGTGATTCGGACCTACAAGAGTGCTTAGATATATCAAAATCATCGGGAAGCAATATGATTAGATTGTTGATACAAGACATATTAGGTAATCTTGGAAGTTCATGTGAAAGTTCGGGGGAATGA